The genomic stretch TCCTGTTTATGAGGTGTTTGAAAATAAATATATGAGCTTTAAAGAATTTAGGCAATTGAAAACAATAGAGGATTTAGTTGAAAAGTATGGAAATGAAAGACGCTTTTTTCACAGTCTAGAATTTTTAATAAAGCATTACGATATGAGACCATTTAAATTATTCGAGGAATTTGCTATTTATTGGGAGTCGAAAGATTATCACAATTGTCAGCATGGCTTAAAAACACTATACAATTTGCTATTAGAATTTTATGAGTTTAAATTTTCAGAACATGCAGATTTATTTAGAGAATTGTTGAAATTTGATTACATGAAGAGTCAAAATGGAAAGCTATTGTATGAAGGCGCTATTGATAAGTCATTTAATCAAGCTAAACATAATTTTTTGCAAAATGACGAGTATAGAGCTAAGTATTTACCTGAATATGAAAACATACCTGCCAAAAAATTAGTTAATCAAGTTACTATAGAAAAGTTCAAATATGATATACTAGGACTGATAGAAACGGATTATAAAGAAATCAATATCAAAGATCCAATATATTTGTTTAGCAAAGAGGGCGGATATTTAAAATATGAAATTTGTTTAGTGCAAAGAATAAATGAAGAGTTTTTACAATAGGAGGTTTTTATGAATCAGACAATTGATCAATATTATTTAGAAAGAGCAGAAAATCTATCGTTTATAGAGCTTAAAAAAGATTATGAGATAAAAGAAGAATTGGTTTTAAAAGCAGATATGCCAATACCTATAGTTATAGATGATTTGGTTCGTGGAGTAAAATTAAATGAGATGATTGAGCATATAGAATGGATAAAGATAGCAGACGGTATGTTATACAGTATTGGTGTAGATCAAAATATGAAATACCGAAAAGTCTATGAAAACCTTCTATATAGTTATGATTCTGAAATAGAGAATTATTCTTGGAAAAAGGGTATAGAAATGGTTCAAAATGGACAACTTGATGACGGAATAATTTACCTAAGAGCAGCGACATTTTTGGATATAACAAGACCTGATCTATATTATACATTGGCATTTGCATATGAAGAAAAAGCTAAATCTCATTTAAAAAATAAAGAAATAGCGCATGCTAATTTGTTTGTAACTGAATCAACTAGGATTTACGAACATATATTGAATATAGATGAAGCTTATTCTCTTGCTTATTACAAATTAGGATATCACTACTACCAAAACAATTTGTATATAAAAGCTCAGTTGATGTGGGAAAAATACTTAGTGCTTGCTACGGATGAGAATTTGAGAGAAGAAGTTAAGGTCAATCTAAAAAATATAAAAGATGAAGTAACATATGAAACTGGGTATACCAAAATACTTAGCGGTAATGTAGATGGTGGATTAGAAGATTTAAAGGGTCTAGAGGAACATTATCCAGGATGGTGGAACTTGCATTTTATGCTTGGACTTGCACATAGACAACTTGGAGAATTCCAGGTAGCTATAGAAAAATTTGAGAGAGTGCTTATGCTGAAACCTCATCAAATAGATGCTATAAATGAACTTGGGCTTTGCTATGTTTCACTTAACCAAAATCTAGAAGCAATAGAGCAGTTTGATAAGATATTGCAAACTGAACCAAATAATGCAGAGATTTTGTGCAATAGAGGAGTAGCTTATTTACAAATGGGTGAAAATAGAAGAGCAAGAGCAGACTTTGAACAAGCTAGTGAAATTGCTCCAGATGATCCTATTGTTAGAGCATGTATGAATGAAATTGAAAGAATCATGAATTAGTCATGGTTCTTTTTTGTTGGGTTAAATTTTAAAACAAGTGCTTTACTAATTTTTTTGAAGAGTTACAAAAAAGTTGGAAGAATTTCCAAAAGTGTGGTACAATGAATTTGGAAATGGAAGGAGG from Tissierellales bacterium encodes the following:
- a CDS encoding tetratricopeptide repeat protein is translated as MNQTIDQYYLERAENLSFIELKKDYEIKEELVLKADMPIPIVIDDLVRGVKLNEMIEHIEWIKIADGMLYSIGVDQNMKYRKVYENLLYSYDSEIENYSWKKGIEMVQNGQLDDGIIYLRAATFLDITRPDLYYTLAFAYEEKAKSHLKNKEIAHANLFVTESTRIYEHILNIDEAYSLAYYKLGYHYYQNNLYIKAQLMWEKYLVLATDENLREEVKVNLKNIKDEVTYETGYTKILSGNVDGGLEDLKGLEEHYPGWWNLHFMLGLAHRQLGEFQVAIEKFERVLMLKPHQIDAINELGLCYVSLNQNLEAIEQFDKILQTEPNNAEILCNRGVAYLQMGENRRARADFEQASEIAPDDPIVRACMNEIERIMN